One Maribacter sp. HTCC2170 genomic window, TTAAATGCATAGGGTATCCCCATAAATTTCTAATGGTGGTCACACTATTGGCTAGATAGAGTCCAAGCTCTTGTTTGTCCCATAGGTGCGTATGCATATCAATTAATCCTGGAGACAAAAATTTGTTTTCCCCATCTATGATTTCAATGCCTTCCATCCGAATTGAATCAGCGATGTTTTCAATAATTCCATTTTTCACCCATATCGTTTTATGTGTCAAAATGGTGTCTTTTGACATGGGTACGATATTGATATTGGTTATTAAGTAGGAAGTTTCATGTAGACTAGGGTTATTTTTAATTTTGAGATATGCGGTATTATAAACATCCACTATTACGAAAAAGACAACTACAATAGTTAATGTTAAAAATAAAGCTGAAATTATTTTTATTATTCTTTTTAAGTATTTCATTTTTGTAATTATTGCTAACGGTTTTGTATAATATTAGTTGCGTTGTTTAAGCACCTAATTTAGCAAATACAAACCGAATAGAAAATCCGCTAGGATTTTCGTAAGTAGGCTTGCACTAGCAATTAATTTTATACGTTGTTAGCTACAGTTTATTTTACAAAATACATTTCCAAATCCCCTTTTCCCTTTGCAAAGATCTTTCCACGAGAAAGACATTTAAAGTCGTTTTTAATCTGTTCATAGGTGGATGAAGATATATTGATTTTACCTACCTCACCAGCGAATTCTATTCTGCTGGCAGTATTTATTGTGTCTCCAAAAAGGTCGTACGCAAACTTCTTTTTACCAACAACACCTGCTACTACAGTTCCTGAATGTATCCCAACCCTCATTTTCCATTTTATTTCATGGCTTTTATTTCTCTCCTCAAGATAGGATAGCATCATTTGTGCTGCTCTAATACAGTTTGCAGCGTGATTTGCCATTTCTTTTTCAAGGCCACATGCTGCCATATATGAATCACCAATTGTTTCAATTTTTTCAACTTCCGTTTCTGCCATTATTTCATCGAATCGACCAAAAATGTCATTGAGTTCATTGACCAAAGTGATTGCCGATATGGATGCTACAAGCTTCGTAAAATTTTCAAAATCAGTAAATAGTACAGTGATATCCTTATGTCTTTTAGGAATTGTTTTACCGCTTTCTTTTAAGTCCCTGATTATGTTTGCTGGTAGAATATTATGCAGAAGGTCATCTGATTTTTTCTGTTCAGCCATTAAAGATTCCTCTGATTTATCAATTAGAACAGACAAACTGGATATGAGTATGAGGCAAATGAATCCAGTAATGCTGATATTAACTATTTGCGATATGTAAGAATCTATTCCGTCAAAATGAGCTGTTATATTTGATTGAAATATTACAGTAATAATCAATGTCAGGCAAGCTAGAATACTAAAGATATGGGCTATATCCCTTGTCTTTCTGGGGAAAGTCATGTATGGTAGGATGATAATTAGGAAACAAACGATTGCAACGCCTGAGGAATATCCCAACAAATAAAGAAACAAGAGAACACACATATAAGATGCCAGAATAAGCCATATAGAAGCTAGGACCCGCCACCCTTTCCTGTTGAAAATTAAGGCCATAAGAAACATTAAACCCAACAAGGCATTACTCCCATAAATCGCTAATGAGTCTGTGAGAGACAATGCAATTAGCATCCAAATTACATTATAAATTACTCCTAAAATCGAAGCGATATTCGTTACGCGCAAATATCTGATTTCAGTAAAGGAAGAGTTATCATTAGCACCAATGTCTATCATTCTTTGAAAGAATCCAGATTTTTTTTATCATAAGTTGACATAAGCTCTTCTTAATTTCTATGGATTATTCTCGTATTCTATTGTAGCCAACGTGTTCGTGTATGGTTTCGTTGCGATCAGCACTAAGATAGCAAATAGGAGAGAACCAAGTTCAGTAGCGTTGTAAATTCCGAGTAGGAATTTCAGAGCAATGAACTATACGCGTTGTTGGCTACAGTTTTTTATTTTTCAATAATTTCCCAAGATTTATTGGCATTGTTGAGGAATTTAGGTTCATTTTTATTCCACTTTTCTTTTGCATGAAATATTGGTGCATCGAAAAATAGATAGAGTTTTTCATCCACAACTTTAAAGGAAGTAGGTGTACTTGGATATTTTCCAGGTTTATTGATTCCGATTCCGTCGCCAACTTCCATTCCGAGTCCAAACGCACAATAACCTCCATATTGAGGTAGAAAATTTTCAGGGTTTTCTGAAAAAAGGGATTTATTCTGTTCATTCGCAAACAAATATTTGACTCCGTCATATTTAGAAGAAAAGGTAGTGTCTCCTTTAGTGGCTTTATTATTTGTGAAATATTCAGTTACATCATAACCACCAACACCAATATTTTCATCATTCATATAGTAGGAACTTCCATCTTTGTTAAAGTAATCGTCGACATGGATTTTAAAGTAGTAAAAATAAAACCCAACTAAAAGGATTAAAAAAATTCCTATAAATATTCCTATTCTTTTTAAATAGTTCATTGTTTTTAATTGTTGCCAACGTTTCGGCTATGATTTCGTAGCGATAAATTAATTAGGATTTTTCGCTCTAGAAATCCAGCCACATAAAAGTAAGAATTTTCAGGATAAGGGAGTGCAGCTATGAACTATAGGTATTGTTGTAAAAAGTGTTTATTTAATCTCGTACGGTATGCTTTCAGATAGGAAAAAAGTTCGCGAATGAAATTAAGTTTTACTCCATTCACATTGGAAAATAACCACAACGATCAGTGCTGGAATAAGAAGTCCATCTGTGCAAAGTTTTCCAAGTCCTTCTGCGAACTGTTAACAAATCCGATTACTGATATTGGAATTATTAGGTATGTGTCCAGCACTTTTTTACAACATTGCACTAACTGTAATGGGGAGCTATTACAGTTCAAACATTTATGAATACAAATTATCACGAACTAAGATAGGTGCGGCGACTATAAACTCCAACGATTGCCGACTTCAGAGAGTGGTTTGCATGGTTCGTAGTTACCCGGAATGGGGTCGTAGCTCAATACCTTTTCGCCTATTTCTTCAGAAGTGAAATAGGCCCATATCGCCATTGATTTCATTGAACGATAAAAACCAATGGGTTCTTGGTTACCAATGGTAGTGCCCCAAATTCTTGGATTAAATTTACCCGATGACTTTTCTTCGGCTTTTAATACCTCATCTCTTTTGGACTCATCAAGGCTAGCAAAGATAGTACCGAATTTCTCCTTACAACGATTATTGAAGGTGGTGATTTCATTCCGCATGTTTTGCTGTCCTTTTTGGTCATAGGTTTGAGAAACTACTTTGTCAATGAACACATCTACTTTTACATCCAAAGCTCCTGGTGTATCTGTTCGTGGTAAAATCATTTCGACCAGCGTGCCTACAGTGTTGGCTTCTATCTTTGTAAAGAATTCAGGTTTCCAGGTCAATCTTGGTTCATTCTCGCAAGATTGTAGTAATGAAATCATTGTGGGCATTGCAACGGCAGCACCTGCCAATAAACCTGTTTTTTTAAGTGCGCTTCTTCTATCCATAACCTAAAGGTTCATTTTTTTTAATTCAGATACTGCATGGTTCGCAGCTCTCGCGGTAATTGCCATATAAGTCAATGACGGATTCACGCAAGAAGAAGAAGTCATACAAGCACCATCGGTAACGAAAACGTTGTTCGCGGCATGAACTTGGTTAAATCCGTTCAGCACGGAGGTTTTTGGGTCCAGACCCATTCTAGCGGTGCCCATCTCGTGCACACCATAACCGGGTGGGTGTTCATTGTCAAAGCCTATAATATCTTTTAATCCCGACTTTTGGAGCATTTCCACTGCATCTTCTTGAATTTGCTTATTAGCTGCTCTTTCGTTTTCCTTAAATTCTGCGTCAATTGCTAAAGTAGGTTGTCCCCATTTATCCAAAACATCAGTATTCAAACTAACTTGATTATCATGATAGGGCAAACACTCTGCAAAACCTGTAATGAAGAATTCCCACGACCCAGGTTTTAGGATGCTTTCTTTAAAATCGGCTCCAAAATTTTCGTTATTGGCAGCGTTTCCACCGCGATATCCTCCTCCTTGATAGCCAAAGCCACGTAGAAATTTATCGTTCTTGGTTTTCTCATCTACATTCCAATATCTGGGAATATAAATTCCGTTAGGCCGTCTACCCTTATAATATTTATCATCGAATCCTTCCACTTTTCCCATGGCTCCAACTCTATAGGTATGATCCATAAGATTGTGGCCAAGTTCTCCACTATCGTTTCCAAATCCGTTTTCAAAGCGGTTTGATTTTGAATTCAACAAAATCTGAGTTGTACTCAAAGTTGAGGCATTGCAGAAAATCACTTTGGCCGAATATTCAATGTCTTCATTGGTCTCTGCGTCGATGATACGAACGCCAGTAGCTTTGTCCTTAGTGTCATCATAAATAATCGACTGCACTATCGAAAATGGTCGAATTGTCAATTTACCAGTTGCATGGGCTGCAGGTAGCGTAACTGAGTTACTACTGAAATAGGCTCCGTACGGGCAACCTCTGCTACATCTATTCCTGTTTTGACATTGCCCCCTTCCGTTATGTGGTACCGTTAAATGAGCACACCTCCCTATAATTAAATGCCTACTGTCAAACTCCTTTTCAATTCTACTTTTTATATGTTTTTCTACACAATTGAGCTCCATCGGCGGTAGAAAATGGCTATCTGGTAATTGTGGAAGCCCTAAAGGTTCTCCGCTAATACCTGCAAATTTCTCCACATAGGTATACCATGGTTCAATATCCTTGTATCTCATTGGCCAATCTACTCCGTGACCATCTTTGGAATTTGCCTCAAAATCCAGATCGCTCCAGCGATACGTTTGCTTTCCCCATAACAAAGACCTTCCACCCATTTGATGGGCACGAAGCCATAAAAAAGGTTTTACTTCCGTATAAGGATTGGCCTCATCATCTGCCCAGAAATGGGCTGTATCAGTACCTACCCAATTTGAACGGATACTAACTTGGTGTTTTTTTCTTTGTTCAGGAGTCAGTCCGCCTCTTAGCTCGGTATCCCAAGGGTCTAAGTTCATGGTTGGATAATCTTTTACGTGCTCAACGATTCTGCCCCGCTCGAGAACTAGGGTTTTGAGGCCCTTTTCGCAGAGTTCCTTTGCAGCCCAGCCACCGCTGATACCGGAGCCGATAACGATGGCGTCATAGACCATATCCTTTTTTGCATCAATATTGAAATTTGCCATGTATAACGTATTGCTAGTAGCCACCAAGTTAATGAATAAAACAGAAGCTCGACTTATAAATATTTAAAGAAAGAACAAGGCGAATTACTAGCATATATTTGGTTGGTGATTGTGACGATCGGCAATCACTGATTTCGAATAGAAGCAAAGTGGTGCAACATTTTTTACAACGGTTTAGCTATGAACAGTACGGGAGCAAACTAGCGTTTGCTTTCCGCCACACATATAGCGAAATCTTTTTGTTTTGATTTATTTTTTCTTGTCCAGAGCAAAATCCCAAAGATTTTGCGGACTTCATAAATGTACACAAACCCTGCGATTTAGCCCGAAGCCCGTATTGTTTATAGGCTGTGTTGTGAAATGTTATTTTACTCTAGAAATCTTTTTTTGTTCTTCACAAAATCTTCTTTCTTTGGCATGTAGTCTTTCTCAATTTGTCCATTTACAATCAATTCATCGAAATAAATTTTTGCTCCAATGGTATTGAACAAATCGTCTGTATTTTGAAGTTGCAAATGCAAATGAGCTGCATATGTGTTTCCAGAATTCCCGCATTGGGCAATTACCTGACCTTTTTTTACCGAATCTCCTTCTTTGAACAAAATTGTGTTTTCTTTAATGTGTGCAAATAGCAAGTATTCCTTCCTCGCTGTTTCTAAGATTATGGTATTGCCAGAGATATCAGTCTTATTTAACGTGCCAGGCACATTATCCTTGACTCCATCAATTACTTTTACAACCTTTGCGTCACAAGGGGCAATAATTTCTTTGCCAAAAACAAAATAGCTCTTATTCTTTGTTGCATCTCCTTTATATGGAGCTCCATTTGCTACCATCAATATATCAAACGCATACTGCTGGCTCAAATCTTCCATATGATAATTTAAGTCCGCAGTTTCTCCACCCCAATAGACAAAAGCTTCTTCTTTAAATGGGAAAATCATTTTGGTAGCATTTCTTTTTAATATTGAGGAATTCTCCAAGCTATTTCTTGGGATAAATAAGGCAATAATTTGGTTCTTTTTATTTAATGAAAATGATATATCCACAATAGCCTTTTCAAAAGAAGTTCTGTATACATAAGCCGAATTGTTTACGTCATAAAATTCCATTGTTTTTATTGTGCCAAAATTAGACCTAACTGTATATAGAAAATCAGTCATTTTTTCCTTAGGTATGAGACTCTTCATTACTTCATCTAGCATATTATGAACATCCTCATAATTCGATGCATTATATTTCGACTGGAACTTGGAGGCAACTTCATCAAAATTTTTATGTTCTGTTTGCGAGAAACAAAATAATGAGGTCATTATACAAATCCTCAACATTAAATATTTCATATAGTTCTTTTTAAATATTTCACAACGGTTTGGCTAAGGTTCGTTGCTGTGATTCGTCCGAAGGACAATCCAGCCGAACCTAAAGATAGCTTTTTGCGCGTGATTTCCGTTTAGGGAATCCGCAAGCAATGAATTTCAGGCTTTGTTGTAACTAGTTATTTTTATTTCCTTTCTATACAAAAGAAGCAGTAGTCCAATTGCAAAGAGTACAACACTTAGTGTTACATAAACTCTATCGTCCCATATAAAATTAGCAACTCCTGCAAGAGTCGCCCCTGCC contains:
- a CDS encoding adenylate/guanylate cyclase domain-containing protein, whose translation is MIDIGANDNSSFTEIRYLRVTNIASILGVIYNVIWMLIALSLTDSLAIYGSNALLGLMFLMALIFNRKGWRVLASIWLILASYMCVLLFLYLLGYSSGVAIVCFLIIILPYMTFPRKTRDIAHIFSILACLTLIITVIFQSNITAHFDGIDSYISQIVNISITGFICLILISSLSVLIDKSEESLMAEQKKSDDLLHNILPANIIRDLKESGKTIPKRHKDITVLFTDFENFTKLVASISAITLVNELNDIFGRFDEIMAETEVEKIETIGDSYMAACGLEKEMANHAANCIRAAQMMLSYLEERNKSHEIKWKMRVGIHSGTVVAGVVGKKKFAYDLFGDTINTASRIEFAGEVGKINISSSTYEQIKNDFKCLSRGKIFAKGKGDLEMYFVK
- a CDS encoding YHS domain-containing (seleno)protein; this translates as MNYLKRIGIFIGIFLILLVGFYFYYFKIHVDDYFNKDGSSYYMNDENIGVGGYDVTEYFTNNKATKGDTTFSSKYDGVKYLFANEQNKSLFSENPENFLPQYGGYCAFGLGMEVGDGIGINKPGKYPSTPTSFKVVDEKLYLFFDAPIFHAKEKWNKNEPKFLNNANKSWEIIEK
- a CDS encoding gluconate 2-dehydrogenase subunit 3 family protein, which produces MDRRSALKKTGLLAGAAVAMPTMISLLQSCENEPRLTWKPEFFTKIEANTVGTLVEMILPRTDTPGALDVKVDVFIDKVVSQTYDQKGQQNMRNEITTFNNRCKEKFGTIFASLDESKRDEVLKAEEKSSGKFNPRIWGTTIGNQEPIGFYRSMKSMAIWAYFTSEEIGEKVLSYDPIPGNYEPCKPLSEVGNRWSL
- a CDS encoding GMC oxidoreductase, which gives rise to MANFNIDAKKDMVYDAIVIGSGISGGWAAKELCEKGLKTLVLERGRIVEHVKDYPTMNLDPWDTELRGGLTPEQRKKHQVSIRSNWVGTDTAHFWADDEANPYTEVKPFLWLRAHQMGGRSLLWGKQTYRWSDLDFEANSKDGHGVDWPMRYKDIEPWYTYVEKFAGISGEPLGLPQLPDSHFLPPMELNCVEKHIKSRIEKEFDSRHLIIGRCAHLTVPHNGRGQCQNRNRCSRGCPYGAYFSSNSVTLPAAHATGKLTIRPFSIVQSIIYDDTKDKATGVRIIDAETNEDIEYSAKVIFCNASTLSTTQILLNSKSNRFENGFGNDSGELGHNLMDHTYRVGAMGKVEGFDDKYYKGRRPNGIYIPRYWNVDEKTKNDKFLRGFGYQGGGYRGGNAANNENFGADFKESILKPGSWEFFITGFAECLPYHDNQVSLNTDVLDKWGQPTLAIDAEFKENERAANKQIQEDAVEMLQKSGLKDIIGFDNEHPPGYGVHEMGTARMGLDPKTSVLNGFNQVHAANNVFVTDGACMTSSSCVNPSLTYMAITARAANHAVSELKKMNL
- a CDS encoding DUF3887 domain-containing protein, coding for MKYLMLRICIMTSLFCFSQTEHKNFDEVASKFQSKYNASNYEDVHNMLDEVMKSLIPKEKMTDFLYTVRSNFGTIKTMEFYDVNNSAYVYRTSFEKAIVDISFSLNKKNQIIALFIPRNSLENSSILKRNATKMIFPFKEEAFVYWGGETADLNYHMEDLSQQYAFDILMVANGAPYKGDATKNKSYFVFGKEIIAPCDAKVVKVIDGVKDNVPGTLNKTDISGNTIILETARKEYLLFAHIKENTILFKEGDSVKKGQVIAQCGNSGNTYAAHLHLQLQNTDDLFNTIGAKIYFDELIVNGQIEKDYMPKKEDFVKNKKRFLE